From Halobacillus sp. Marseille-Q1614, the proteins below share one genomic window:
- the comGB gene encoding competence type IV pilus assembly protein ComGB, translated as MPSALHPFRRLREGKSLSIKKQITYLNRLSKLLNKGYPILGSLKMASWDPAFHKISSQLMDELNSGSPIDTAFKKANFSPRVVAFLYFARIHKDLPLIIQQCADLLELQYNYSKKLSDSLRYPLLLFIFLILSFTVIKHTILPSFQTLFNDSSAQPWSLMILDTVDILITSIFFTFVALICFCAGFYALKHRLSTSQLLNIYEKIPIAKNYLMFTVTFSFATHLSSLLKAGLSLKPALELIKDQNRSPYISYYADHILKQLNEGQLLGASVQSCSFLREEMTSIFHHTTDLQNLSRELQVLSELLIDQLKEKLTKIILILQPVFFLGVACIVVLIYASIMLPLYQWLNEI; from the coding sequence ATGCCCTCGGCTTTACATCCATTTAGACGCTTGCGAGAGGGTAAATCATTATCCATAAAAAAACAGATTACTTACTTAAACCGGCTGAGCAAACTGCTGAATAAAGGCTATCCAATTTTAGGTTCCTTAAAAATGGCAAGCTGGGACCCTGCTTTTCATAAAATATCCAGCCAATTGATGGATGAACTAAACAGCGGCAGTCCGATTGATACTGCCTTTAAAAAAGCAAATTTTTCACCTCGTGTTGTAGCTTTCCTGTACTTCGCAAGAATCCATAAAGATTTACCCCTGATCATTCAGCAGTGCGCAGATCTGTTGGAACTCCAATATAATTATTCCAAAAAGCTCAGTGATTCCCTGAGATACCCCCTGCTTCTATTCATCTTTTTAATTCTTTCTTTTACAGTCATTAAACATACGATACTGCCCAGTTTTCAGACGCTGTTTAATGACAGCAGCGCACAGCCGTGGAGCCTGATGATATTAGATACAGTCGATATTTTAATAACCTCCATTTTTTTCACCTTTGTGGCCTTAATATGCTTCTGTGCAGGCTTTTATGCTTTAAAGCATCGACTTTCAACCAGCCAGCTCCTTAATATTTACGAAAAGATTCCAATAGCAAAAAATTACCTTATGTTTACGGTCACCTTTTCATTTGCTACGCACTTAAGCTCTTTATTAAAAGCCGGCCTCTCTTTGAAACCTGCGCTTGAACTCATCAAAGATCAGAACCGAAGCCCCTACATTTCTTATTATGCTGATCACATTCTTAAGCAGTTAAACGAAGGACAGCTGCTCGGAGCTTCTGTGCAGTCATGTTCATTCCTTCGCGAAGAGATGACATCTATTTTTCACCACACAACAGATTTACAAAATTTAAGCCGCGAACTGCAGGTATTATCTGAGCTGCTAATTGATCAGTTAAAAGAAAAATTGACGAAAATTATTCTAATCCTGCAGCCGGTTTTCTTTTTAGGAGTCGCTTGTATCGTTGTTTTAATCTACGCTTCAATTATGCTCCCCCTCTATCAATGGCTAAATGAAATATAA
- the comGC gene encoding competence type IV pilus major pilin ComGC: MFNQKGFTLIEMLIVLLIISVLLMIAIPNLTNNTDSVREKGCEALVLTAEAQIEAYYIDHDNYPESITALVTEGYLNSAECPNGDPLEEKVQLPNG; the protein is encoded by the coding sequence ATGTTTAATCAAAAAGGATTCACTCTTATTGAAATGCTGATCGTACTGCTTATTATTTCGGTACTTCTTATGATTGCCATTCCGAACCTGACGAATAACACGGATAGTGTCCGTGAAAAAGGGTGCGAAGCTCTAGTGCTGACAGCTGAAGCGCAGATAGAAGCTTATTATATTGATCATGATAATTATCCAGAATCCATTACTGCTCTAGTAACTGAAGGATATTTAAACTCAGCGGAATGTCCTAATGGCGATCCCTTAGAAGAAAAAGTACAGCTGCCAAACGGATGA